From a region of the Paenibacillus segetis genome:
- a CDS encoding ATP-binding protein: MINRIHILGASGSGTSTLGNQLSLILPHVNFDSDDYFWSEKFTVPREREGRIKLLKTDLSNQKNWILSGAVCGWGDELKDYFDLVIFVFTPKNIRLQRLKRREFQRYGDDILPGGSKYEQSQTFYEWASQYDEAGFEIRSKYLHEHWMSELTCPILRIEGDHSVRERVNMILNYLKTNDNSYDTRHLI; the protein is encoded by the coding sequence ATGATCAATAGAATTCATATCCTTGGAGCATCAGGCTCAGGAACATCGACGCTAGGGAACCAATTATCGTTAATACTGCCGCATGTTAATTTTGATAGTGATGACTATTTTTGGAGCGAGAAATTCACTGTGCCAAGGGAACGTGAGGGCAGAATTAAGTTATTAAAGACGGATCTTTCAAACCAGAAGAACTGGATTCTATCTGGAGCTGTATGTGGATGGGGCGATGAACTGAAGGATTATTTCGATTTGGTGATTTTTGTGTTTACCCCTAAGAACATTAGACTACAGCGATTAAAAAGAAGAGAATTTCAAAGATATGGCGATGACATCTTGCCAGGTGGAAGTAAGTATGAGCAATCACAAACTTTTTATGAATGGGCATCACAATATGATGAGGCCGGATTTGAGATTAGAAGTAAATACCTACATGAACATTGGATGTCCGAATTGACTTGTCCGATCTTGAGAATTGAAGGAGACCACTCCGTTAGAGAAAGAGTAAATATGATCTTAAATTACCTCAAAACAAACGATAATTCGTACGATACTCGACATTTGATATAA
- a CDS encoding ABC transporter ATP-binding protein, producing the protein MEQSKSVLSNSKKGSFFKLMKETKPSLWMLSVALLLSVVSTLVGLVIPMFTKNLVDGFSLSSINSSQIIAIGAAFIGQTIASGVSIYLLNYIGQKMVAGLRDRLWKKLLVLPVPYYDGNRTGDSVSRMTNDTGVIKTLISEHVASFFSGIISIVGSIVVLFYLNWKMTLIMFTVIPIAALILVPLGRKMYKISVGMQDETAAFTSTLSQVLSEIRLVKASNAEQKEYKNGSMGIRNLLSFGIREGKVMAWISPIMSFVLMMLLVIVIGYGGMQVSSGGLTAGELVAFILYLIQLIMPMTQLTTFFTQLQKAKGATERIMETLDAEEEAFGSGVEVNNANQSVILSQVSFGYKPDEPVLQNVSFEMDPGTVTAVVGPSGGGKTTLFSMIERFYLPQSGVIYLGEEPIDTFNLRSWREIIGYVSQDSPMIAGTIAENLCYGVERKVSDTELRSAARMAYADEFISELPNGYNTDVGERGVKLSGGQRQRIAIARALLRDPKILMLDEATSSLDSRSEVVVQKALKNLMEGRTTIVIAHRLSTVVGADQIIFIEKGQVTGRGRHEELLQTHDMYREFAAQQLQIAGAGEDEDTI; encoded by the coding sequence ATGGAGCAAAGTAAATCGGTTCTTTCAAATTCAAAGAAGGGTTCATTCTTCAAATTAATGAAGGAAACAAAACCATCCCTTTGGATGTTAAGTGTTGCGTTACTGCTAAGTGTGGTGTCTACGTTAGTTGGACTTGTCATTCCAATGTTTACGAAAAATCTGGTAGATGGATTTAGTCTGTCTTCCATTAATAGTTCCCAGATCATTGCAATCGGGGCTGCGTTTATTGGGCAGACGATTGCTTCGGGTGTCTCCATTTATTTGCTTAACTATATCGGACAAAAAATGGTCGCAGGATTACGAGATAGGTTGTGGAAAAAGCTACTAGTGTTACCCGTTCCCTACTACGATGGTAATCGGACAGGAGATTCCGTCAGTCGCATGACGAATGATACAGGTGTCATCAAGACACTCATATCTGAACATGTCGCCAGCTTCTTCAGTGGGATCATTTCCATTGTTGGTTCGATCGTGGTTCTGTTCTATCTAAACTGGAAAATGACCTTGATTATGTTTACTGTCATTCCGATTGCCGCTTTAATTCTTGTTCCACTTGGTCGGAAGATGTATAAAATATCGGTAGGAATGCAAGATGAGACCGCAGCCTTTACCTCTACGCTCTCACAAGTACTCTCGGAGATTCGACTTGTCAAAGCCTCCAACGCCGAACAAAAAGAATACAAGAACGGCAGTATGGGGATCCGTAATTTACTGTCGTTTGGGATTCGAGAAGGTAAGGTAATGGCATGGATCAGTCCAATTATGTCTTTTGTGCTGATGATGTTATTAGTCATCGTGATTGGTTATGGTGGGATGCAGGTATCCTCAGGCGGATTAACTGCAGGTGAGTTAGTCGCATTTATCCTGTATTTGATTCAGCTCATTATGCCGATGACCCAACTAACTACTTTTTTTACACAATTGCAAAAAGCTAAAGGAGCAACTGAACGTATTATGGAAACGCTGGATGCGGAAGAAGAAGCATTCGGTTCCGGAGTAGAAGTCAACAATGCCAATCAATCAGTTATTTTGTCCCAAGTCTCATTTGGATATAAACCTGATGAACCTGTGCTTCAGAATGTTAGTTTTGAGATGGATCCAGGAACGGTGACTGCGGTAGTCGGCCCAAGTGGCGGCGGTAAAACGACTTTGTTCTCCATGATAGAACGCTTTTACTTACCACAATCAGGTGTCATTTACCTTGGAGAAGAGCCGATCGATACCTTCAATCTTCGCTCTTGGCGCGAAATTATTGGCTATGTCTCTCAAGATAGTCCAATGATTGCTGGTACGATAGCGGAAAACCTATGTTATGGGGTCGAGCGCAAGGTTAGTGATACAGAACTAAGAAGTGCGGCTAGGATGGCCTATGCCGATGAGTTTATCTCAGAACTTCCTAATGGCTATAATACGGATGTTGGAGAACGAGGTGTGAAGTTGTCAGGTGGCCAGCGGCAACGGATTGCCATAGCAAGAGCACTGCTACGTGATCCCAAAATCCTGATGTTGGATGAAGCGACTTCAAGCTTGGATAGTCGATCCGAAGTTGTGGTTCAGAAGGCTCTGAAGAATTTGATGGAAGGGCGCACAACGATTGTCATTGCTCATAGATTGTCTACCGTTGTAGGCGCGGATCAAATTATTTTCATTGAGAAGGGGCAAGTAACTGGAAGAGGTCGTCATGAAGAACTGCTACAAACCCATGATATGTATCGTGAGTTTGCTGCACAACAGCTCCAGATTGCAGGTGCCGGGGAAGATGAAGATACGATATAA
- a CDS encoding FMN-dependent NADH-azoreductase: MSTVLFVKANNRPMEQSATVKLYESFVKTYKETHPNDAVTELNLFEADLPYYDNDMLNGLYKLANGYPLTAEEQKAADLANTYLDQFLGADKVVFAFPLWNFTIPAQLLTYLFYLNQAGKTFKYTEQGPVGLVGDKKVALLHARGGVYSEGPMAGLEMSLNYVKNTLAFWGVQNPETVIVEGHNQFPDRAEAILQEGVKQAADLAAKF, translated from the coding sequence ATGTCTACCGTTTTATTTGTAAAAGCAAACAATCGTCCAATGGAACAATCTGCAACAGTTAAGCTATATGAGAGCTTCGTGAAAACTTACAAGGAAACTCATCCAAATGATGCTGTTACCGAGTTGAACTTGTTCGAAGCTGATCTTCCTTACTACGATAACGATATGTTGAATGGACTATATAAGCTTGCCAATGGTTACCCATTGACTGCTGAAGAGCAAAAGGCTGCTGATCTAGCGAATACTTACCTTGATCAATTCTTAGGTGCAGATAAAGTCGTATTTGCATTCCCACTTTGGAACTTCACGATTCCAGCTCAACTTCTAACTTATTTATTCTACCTGAACCAAGCTGGTAAAACGTTCAAATACACTGAGCAAGGACCAGTAGGTCTGGTTGGTGACAAGAAAGTTGCATTGCTTCACGCTCGTGGTGGTGTTTATTCTGAAGGACCAATGGCTGGACTTGAAATGTCATTGAATTATGTGAAGAATACTCTAGCATTCTGGGGTGTCCAAAATCCTGAAACTGTTATTGTTGAAGGTCACAACCAATTCCCTGATCGTGCTGAAGCCATCCTTCAAGAAGGCGTAAAACAAGCAGCAGACTTGGCTGCAAAATTCTAA
- a CDS encoding helix-turn-helix transcriptional regulator codes for MAFMIAQRAYLKLFLIGMVEKRRGYGYEMLEELKELFKPFGYVPPQSEIYRALHELVQEGVLYRTKKLKGNDPSVDFQEIVLYHFTEDGHDKAELYKKQVKTDLDRCIGMLNKAVTDHF; via the coding sequence ATGGCATTCATGATAGCGCAAAGGGCGTATCTTAAATTATTTCTGATCGGGATGGTCGAGAAAAGAAGAGGATACGGATATGAAATGTTGGAGGAGTTGAAGGAACTGTTCAAGCCTTTCGGTTACGTTCCTCCACAAAGTGAGATATACCGAGCATTACATGAACTGGTGCAGGAAGGTGTATTGTATCGGACTAAGAAATTAAAAGGCAATGATCCAAGTGTGGATTTTCAGGAAATCGTCCTATATCACTTTACTGAAGATGGTCATGATAAGGCGGAGTTGTATAAAAAACAGGTCAAGACGGATCTAGACCGATGTATTGGAATGCTTAATAAAGCGGTTACAGATCATTTTTAA
- the nagE gene encoding N-acetylglucosamine-specific PTS transporter subunit IIBC, with translation MLAFLQKIGKSLMLPVATLPAAAILMRFGNINYITEFHFGDSVGGFLNTYVAPFLNAGGGTIFDNLPLIFAVGVAIGLAGDAVAALSAVIGYMILLKLLAIVPGIFPSIMQSADTKLNMGVLGGILVGCIAAALYKKYHKIKLPDWLGFFGGKRFVPMVTAFTMVVVGLICGLIWGPVQNVLDTFGNWVVSLGGIGSAVHIIANRLLVPFGLHHIINSIVWFQIGDFTNAAGEVVHGDLTRFFAGDSSAGMFMTGFFPVMMFGLPAAAFAIIHTAKPERRKAVGSIFMGAALASFLTGITEPLEFAFMFVAPVLYGVHIVLSGISAFVTYAFGMKLGFGFSAGLIDYGLGWGLSSKPLLLIPIGLVTAVLYYVIFRFLIVKLNLKTPGREDDFEEEVAESGSGAVNSDGRAAQILTQLGGPSNINSVDACITRLRLIVKDEKAVNDAGLKKLGAAGVMRLGKGAVQVVFGPQSESIKDEINLML, from the coding sequence ATGTTGGCTTTTCTGCAAAAGATCGGGAAGTCGTTAATGCTTCCAGTCGCCACGTTGCCAGCAGCCGCTATCCTGATGCGGTTTGGTAACATTAACTACATCACGGAGTTTCACTTTGGGGACAGTGTAGGGGGATTCCTAAATACTTATGTTGCACCGTTTCTAAATGCGGGCGGGGGTACGATATTTGATAACCTCCCACTGATATTTGCGGTTGGGGTTGCAATTGGATTAGCCGGTGATGCGGTAGCAGCATTATCCGCAGTAATCGGGTATATGATCTTACTTAAGTTGCTTGCAATTGTACCAGGAATTTTCCCTAGCATCATGCAATCCGCTGATACTAAATTGAACATGGGTGTTCTCGGCGGTATCTTGGTAGGCTGTATCGCAGCAGCACTCTATAAGAAATATCACAAAATTAAACTTCCGGATTGGTTGGGCTTCTTCGGTGGTAAACGTTTCGTTCCGATGGTTACAGCCTTCACAATGGTAGTAGTTGGTTTGATTTGCGGATTAATCTGGGGTCCGGTTCAAAACGTTCTGGATACGTTCGGAAACTGGGTTGTAAGTCTCGGAGGTATCGGTTCTGCAGTTCATATTATTGCTAACCGTCTCCTTGTACCTTTTGGTCTACATCACATTATTAACTCGATCGTTTGGTTCCAAATTGGTGATTTCACCAATGCCGCAGGAGAAGTTGTACATGGTGACCTGACCAGATTCTTCGCTGGCGACTCTTCAGCTGGTATGTTTATGACTGGATTCTTCCCAGTTATGATGTTTGGTCTTCCAGCAGCAGCATTTGCTATTATTCACACAGCTAAACCAGAAAGACGTAAAGCGGTTGGATCTATCTTCATGGGTGCTGCTCTTGCTTCATTCTTGACGGGTATTACTGAACCATTAGAATTTGCTTTTATGTTTGTTGCACCAGTACTTTATGGTGTTCACATTGTCTTATCGGGTATTTCAGCGTTTGTAACGTATGCGTTTGGTATGAAGCTTGGTTTCGGTTTCTCGGCCGGTTTGATCGACTATGGACTCGGTTGGGGGCTCTCTTCGAAACCATTGCTACTGATTCCAATAGGTTTAGTCACTGCGGTCCTGTACTATGTGATCTTCCGCTTCCTCATTGTGAAGCTGAACCTGAAGACACCGGGCCGTGAAGATGACTTCGAGGAAGAAGTGGCAGAATCCGGATCTGGTGCTGTTAATTCAGACGGACGCGCCGCTCAAATTCTAACTCAACTTGGCGGACCAAGCAACATTAATTCCGTTGATGCTTGTATCACACGTCTTCGTCTCATCGTTAAGGATGAGAAAGCAGTTAACGACGCAGGGCTGAAGAAGCTTGGAGCTGCTGGTGTTATGAGACTCGGTAAAGGTGCAGTACAAGTCGTATTCGGACCACAATCTGAATCGATCAAGGATGAAATCAATTTAATGTTGTAA
- a CDS encoding MgtC/SapB family protein, whose amino-acid sequence MDIDLVMVLKLCSALLFGLFIGIDRQLKQKPLGIKTSMVICIASCLVTIVSIEAFEKFAGPAHPNMDPMRLAAQIVSGIGFLGAGAILRRSNEGISGLTSAAMIWAASGIGIAIGAGFFVEATLTVILLIIAVNFVPYIIKWIGPYKLNQRDVSIKIVMEDHGNVTELIRVIERKEQTGPGAKQQRHHIRRLKIKDLDEGRQRVDMVIAASEKEYTTEIYHFLRKIEHVISVEVENL is encoded by the coding sequence ATGGATATTGATCTTGTAATGGTACTTAAACTATGTTCGGCCTTATTATTTGGATTATTTATTGGTATTGATCGGCAATTGAAACAGAAGCCACTGGGTATTAAGACGAGTATGGTTATCTGTATTGCAAGTTGTCTGGTGACGATCGTATCGATTGAAGCGTTTGAGAAATTTGCAGGACCGGCTCACCCCAATATGGACCCCATGCGACTCGCGGCTCAGATCGTAAGCGGGATAGGTTTTCTAGGTGCTGGGGCTATTTTACGTCGTAGTAACGAGGGGATTTCAGGACTTACCTCCGCTGCAATGATCTGGGCGGCATCAGGTATTGGGATCGCTATAGGAGCGGGCTTCTTTGTTGAGGCAACGCTCACGGTTATTTTGTTAATTATTGCGGTGAACTTTGTTCCTTATATTATAAAATGGATTGGGCCCTACAAGCTGAATCAACGGGACGTATCGATCAAGATCGTCATGGAAGATCATGGTAATGTAACAGAACTTATCCGTGTTATTGAACGCAAAGAACAAACAGGACCTGGGGCTAAGCAACAACGGCACCATATACGAAGATTGAAAATTAAAGATTTAGACGAAGGACGGCAACGGGTTGATATGGTCATAGCTGCTTCGGAAAAAGAATACACCACGGAAATATATCATTTTCTCCGCAAGATTGAACATGTGATTAGTGTAGAGGTTGAGAATTTGTAG
- a CDS encoding response regulator transcription factor, whose product MAKILVVDDDMHIRELIRVFLEEAGMEVLEAADGLEALSALAEERADLVIMDIMMPNMDGWDLCHELRRDYDMPLLMLTAKGETKQILKGFELGTDDYLVKPFEPAELVARVKALLKRYQVAVSQMVSIGQLNMNRRSYEVSSLEENFTLPLKEFELLFKLGSYPGRTLTREQLIEDIWGYDFEGNERTLDVHINRLRERFPEEKFNFKITTIRGLGYRLEVFDR is encoded by the coding sequence ATGGCCAAAATACTCGTAGTTGACGACGATATGCATATTCGCGAACTAATCAGAGTGTTTCTCGAAGAAGCTGGAATGGAGGTGCTTGAAGCCGCTGATGGTCTTGAAGCATTGTCTGCACTAGCGGAGGAGCGAGCTGATCTAGTCATCATGGATATTATGATGCCGAATATGGACGGATGGGATTTATGTCATGAATTGCGGCGAGATTATGATATGCCATTACTGATGCTTACAGCAAAAGGTGAAACGAAGCAGATTCTCAAAGGATTTGAGCTCGGAACAGATGACTATCTGGTCAAACCGTTTGAACCTGCTGAATTGGTAGCAAGGGTTAAGGCTCTGCTTAAGCGCTATCAGGTTGCGGTATCCCAGATGGTCAGCATTGGGCAGCTTAATATGAATCGTCGGAGCTATGAGGTTTCCTCTTTGGAAGAGAACTTTACGCTCCCGCTTAAAGAGTTCGAGCTTTTGTTCAAGCTAGGGAGTTATCCGGGTAGGACGCTTACTAGAGAACAGCTAATCGAAGATATTTGGGGATATGATTTCGAAGGAAATGAGCGTACGCTCGACGTTCATATTAATCGACTTCGGGAACGATTCCCGGAAGAGAAGTTCAATTTCAAAATTACGACAATTCGCGGTCTTGGCTATCGATTGGAGGTCTTTGACCGATGA
- a CDS encoding metal-dependent hydrolase: protein MLQKTHSLAGIVAAECVIMYYHQPLLSWESGAALLIGCMAGPLADVDKRGSTMAKIFLPLSFILQLLRVKHRTLTHSLLFLVGLTMLLSPLSPFFYWTCLLAYASHPLIDMLNDKGIALLWPWNIKFRLVPSFLAIKTGSHAEDLFRLFLLIIVIVLPIVFLLPEGF, encoded by the coding sequence ATGCTTCAAAAAACTCATAGCCTCGCAGGTATAGTAGCTGCGGAATGCGTTATTATGTATTATCATCAGCCGCTACTGTCATGGGAATCAGGTGCTGCGCTGCTTATTGGGTGTATGGCTGGACCACTCGCAGATGTTGACAAGAGGGGATCTACCATGGCGAAGATCTTTTTGCCATTATCTTTTATCTTACAATTGTTGCGGGTGAAGCATCGAACATTGACGCACTCATTGCTCTTCTTAGTGGGACTTACCATGCTATTATCTCCCCTATCTCCTTTTTTCTATTGGACTTGTTTATTAGCCTATGCCTCACACCCGTTAATCGACATGCTTAATGATAAAGGGATCGCCTTATTATGGCCTTGGAACATCAAATTTCGCCTTGTGCCCTCGTTTTTAGCAATCAAAACGGGTTCGCATGCAGAAGACTTGTTCCGTCTATTTTTATTGATCATAGTAATAGTTCTACCCATTGTATTTTTATTGCCTGAGGGGTTTTAA
- the metE gene encoding 5-methyltetrahydropteroyltriglutamate--homocysteine S-methyltransferase, with translation MSKVLSGNLGYPRIGQQREWKKDIEAFWGGKIEESELHERLTTIRLNNLKIQQDKGIDIIPVGDFTYYDHVLDTAVMFGLIPARFEFNGGEVPLSTYYAIARGNKGAAASEMTKWFNTNYHYIVPELGARRPELTLNKPLAAYREAKEKLGIEGRPVLLGLYTFLKLSKGFDNDGWDEWIEQLLPLYIHVLRELQQAGVKWVQVDEPALVTAVNAEDLNRLKLIYETIKKEVPELSIFLQTYFEALSNYEDIVSLPIDGIGLDLVHGLEGNLDSLRRFGLPVGKTLGAGVIDGRNIWRADLDLQFKLLDEVANLVNSADIIVQPSCSLLHVPVSAAAEVSLQPVLQQALAFAEEKLDEIAALSRAVVEGQPGELFQSNRNALDNLSADPARNRANVTLAVENILHQPSERHSAFSVRKSLQKEKWQLPFLPTTTIGSFPQTAEIRSARQKWRKGEWSVQQYDEFINEQIRQWITLQEEIGLDVLVHGEFERTDMVEFFGEKLPGFAFTKGGWVQSYGTRCVKPPVIYGDVDFDSPMTVKETEYAQSLTSKPVKGMLTGPITILNWSFVRSDLPREKVAYQIALALRKEVEALEQAGIEMIQVDEPALREGLPLKREDWEKYLDWAVKAFRVSTSTVKDTTQIHTHMCYCEFHDIIDSIQALDADVISIETSRSHGELVHSFEEHTYPLGIGLGVYDIHSPRVPAEEEMISMVDRALKVLDPELFWINPDCGLKTRGLEETVSSLKIMVSVANHFRAKVTN, from the coding sequence TTGAGTAAAGTACTGAGTGGTAATTTGGGTTATCCAAGAATTGGCCAACAACGGGAATGGAAAAAGGATATTGAAGCATTCTGGGGTGGGAAAATTGAGGAATCGGAGCTTCATGAGCGTCTGACAACCATCCGTCTTAATAACTTGAAAATTCAGCAAGACAAAGGTATCGATATTATCCCTGTCGGTGATTTTACTTATTATGATCATGTGCTCGATACAGCAGTTATGTTTGGTCTTATTCCGGCGCGTTTTGAATTTAATGGTGGGGAAGTACCATTGAGTACATATTACGCTATCGCACGGGGGAACAAAGGTGCAGCGGCCAGCGAAATGACGAAATGGTTCAATACGAACTATCATTATATTGTTCCTGAGCTTGGCGCTAGAAGACCAGAGCTTACGTTGAATAAGCCTTTAGCAGCCTATCGTGAAGCTAAGGAGAAGCTGGGGATTGAAGGAAGACCAGTATTGCTTGGTTTATACACTTTCCTGAAGTTATCCAAAGGCTTTGATAATGACGGATGGGATGAATGGATCGAACAACTACTTCCATTATATATTCATGTATTGCGTGAACTACAACAAGCAGGAGTGAAATGGGTACAGGTCGATGAGCCTGCATTGGTTACCGCTGTAAATGCTGAAGATCTTAATCGCTTAAAGTTGATCTATGAGACAATTAAGAAGGAAGTTCCTGAATTGTCTATCTTCTTGCAAACCTATTTCGAAGCGTTAAGTAACTATGAGGATATTGTGAGCTTGCCAATTGACGGTATCGGACTTGACTTGGTTCATGGATTGGAAGGGAATTTAGATTCGCTTCGCCGTTTTGGTTTACCAGTAGGTAAGACGCTGGGTGCAGGGGTCATCGATGGCCGAAATATTTGGCGTGCAGATCTAGATCTTCAATTTAAGTTGCTAGATGAGGTTGCTAATTTAGTAAATAGTGCAGACATCATTGTACAGCCTTCATGTAGTCTGTTGCACGTTCCAGTATCAGCTGCTGCTGAAGTATCATTACAACCAGTTCTACAGCAGGCACTTGCATTCGCTGAAGAAAAACTTGACGAAATCGCTGCACTGAGTAGAGCAGTAGTTGAAGGCCAACCTGGTGAATTGTTCCAAAGTAACCGTAATGCCCTAGATAACTTATCTGCTGATCCTGCGCGTAACCGTGCGAATGTAACTCTTGCGGTAGAAAATATCCTACATCAGCCTTCGGAGAGACATAGTGCATTTAGTGTACGTAAATCACTACAAAAGGAAAAATGGCAGCTTCCATTCCTTCCAACAACAACGATCGGGAGCTTCCCACAAACCGCAGAAATCCGTTCTGCTCGCCAGAAATGGCGTAAAGGTGAATGGTCTGTGCAACAATATGATGAGTTCATCAATGAACAAATCAGACAATGGATCACACTTCAAGAGGAGATTGGGCTTGATGTACTAGTTCATGGTGAATTTGAGCGTACTGACATGGTGGAGTTTTTCGGTGAGAAGTTACCAGGGTTCGCATTTACCAAGGGTGGATGGGTACAGTCTTACGGGACACGATGTGTGAAGCCGCCGGTCATTTATGGTGATGTTGATTTTGATTCACCGATGACGGTGAAGGAGACTGAGTATGCACAGTCGCTTACTAGCAAGCCAGTTAAGGGGATGCTGACAGGACCGATTACGATTCTGAACTGGTCCTTTGTGCGTAGTGATTTGCCTCGCGAGAAGGTAGCTTATCAAATCGCCCTTGCACTTCGTAAGGAAGTAGAGGCGCTTGAGCAAGCAGGTATTGAGATGATCCAGGTGGATGAGCCTGCATTGCGTGAAGGTCTTCCGTTAAAACGAGAAGATTGGGAAAAATATTTGGACTGGGCTGTGAAGGCGTTCCGTGTGTCAACTTCCACGGTGAAGGATACGACTCAAATTCATACACATATGTGTTATTGCGAATTCCATGATATTATCGATTCAATTCAAGCATTGGATGCCGATGTGATCTCCATCGAAACATCACGTAGTCATGGTGAACTGGTTCATAGCTTCGAAGAACATACGTATCCACTCGGTATTGGATTAGGTGTATATGATATTCATAGTCCACGTGTTCCCGCTGAGGAGGAAATGATCTCGATGGTTGACCGTGCCCTCAAAGTACTTGATCCCGAATTGTTCTGGATCAACCCAGACTGTGGATTGAAGACTCGTGGTTTGGAGGAGACGGTATCCTCATTAAAAATTATGGTGTCCGTTGCTAATCATTTCCGTGCGAAGGTAACGAACTAG
- the infC gene encoding translation initiation factor IF-3 has protein sequence MITNEQIKATEVLLTGVNGEDLGVVPTKEALQMAKSLKVDLVCTSLMSSPPPCKLVGKGNYKIEQNKAKQQERKASSGTKLKEVRLTSHIEEHDYDTKKRQAERILTAGNDVQLTVLVDKKKSDPAKQLAEELVRDLKHCGQLDKGIQVSGKQVIAILKAK, from the coding sequence ATGATTACGAATGAACAAATCAAAGCGACTGAAGTCCTGTTGACTGGTGTAAATGGAGAAGACCTGGGTGTGGTCCCAACTAAAGAAGCGCTACAGATGGCAAAATCACTAAAAGTAGATCTTGTCTGCACATCGCTTATGTCCAGTCCTCCACCATGTAAATTGGTTGGTAAAGGGAATTATAAGATAGAACAGAATAAAGCCAAACAACAAGAACGTAAGGCATCATCGGGAACTAAACTAAAAGAAGTTAGGCTTACTTCCCATATCGAAGAGCATGATTATGATACGAAAAAAAGACAAGCAGAACGAATCTTGACTGCGGGGAATGATGTACAGTTAACAGTACTAGTGGACAAGAAGAAATCCGATCCGGCCAAACAATTGGCGGAAGAACTTGTTCGCGATCTGAAACATTGCGGGCAACTGGATAAAGGGATTCAAGTAAGTGGGAAACAAGTGATAGCGATTCTGAAAGCCAAGTAA
- a CDS encoding SDR family oxidoreductase — protein MRLQGKVAVVTGAASGMGKAIAELFALEGAKVVVSDINFEGVETVVSGIVANGGTAIPLKTNVAEKQDIDHLIDTAVQEYGTLDILVNNAGIMDGFEPAGDIEDEKWERVFAVNTTSVMRATRKALPIFLEKQKGVIINIASTGGLHGAHAGATYTASKHAVVGFTKNTGYMYAQKGIRCNAIAPGAVETNIASSMKNLNEFGLGRSKLGQSLIPRAGQPEEIASVALFLASDESSFVNGTVVTADAGWTSL, from the coding sequence ATGAGATTACAAGGTAAAGTTGCTGTAGTTACAGGAGCAGCATCTGGTATGGGAAAAGCTATTGCAGAATTGTTTGCACTAGAAGGTGCGAAGGTTGTAGTATCGGATATTAACTTCGAAGGTGTTGAAACCGTTGTATCGGGTATCGTAGCCAATGGGGGTACAGCCATACCGTTAAAGACAAATGTTGCCGAGAAACAAGATATTGACCATCTTATCGATACTGCGGTACAAGAATACGGTACACTAGACATTCTCGTTAATAATGCGGGTATTATGGACGGTTTTGAACCGGCTGGAGATATTGAAGATGAGAAGTGGGAACGAGTATTTGCGGTGAATACGACAAGTGTCATGCGTGCAACTCGTAAAGCACTACCGATCTTTTTAGAGAAACAGAAAGGAGTTATAATCAATATCGCCTCGACTGGTGGATTACATGGGGCACATGCAGGTGCAACGTATACGGCATCCAAACATGCTGTAGTTGGTTTTACGAAAAATACTGGCTATATGTATGCTCAGAAGGGGATTCGTTGTAATGCCATAGCACCGGGCGCTGTCGAAACAAACATTGCTTCATCTATGAAGAATTTGAATGAATTTGGTTTGGGACGTTCTAAGTTGGGACAGAGCTTAATTCCACGTGCTGGACAACCTGAGGAAATCGCAAGTGTAGCCTTATTTTTAGCTTCGGATGAATCTAGTTTTGTAAATGGTACAGTGGTTACTGCTGACGCGGGTTGGACTTCACTCTAA